Proteins from one Nakamurella multipartita DSM 44233 genomic window:
- a CDS encoding TetR/AcrR family transcriptional regulator: MTSAPLTARAVARRELTQAIVDGARGQLAQVGPAQLSVRAVARELGMASSAVYRYFPSRDELLTELLVVIYGELADRLTAADAAVDRADLSGRWRTLARTLRSWARAAPHEYGLLYGSPVPGYAAPQATVAPAARVTLVLLTLMRVTDVHGPLTPRRPLPAGTHEQLADFRAAAGLELSDEATLRGLTAWGGLLGALTLELFGHLHRAVTDYDAHFELIIDRLDPTV, from the coding sequence ATGACGTCCGCACCGCTGACCGCCCGGGCCGTGGCCCGCCGCGAGCTGACCCAGGCCATCGTCGACGGCGCCCGGGGGCAGCTCGCGCAGGTCGGACCGGCTCAGCTGTCGGTGCGCGCGGTGGCCCGCGAGCTGGGCATGGCCTCCTCGGCCGTCTACCGCTATTTCCCCAGCCGGGACGAGCTGCTGACCGAGCTGCTGGTGGTGATCTACGGCGAGCTGGCCGACCGGCTGACGGCGGCCGACGCCGCCGTGGACCGCGCCGACCTGTCCGGACGCTGGCGCACGCTGGCCCGCACGCTGCGATCCTGGGCCCGGGCCGCGCCGCACGAGTACGGGCTGCTCTACGGCTCACCGGTCCCCGGGTACGCCGCCCCGCAGGCCACCGTCGCCCCGGCCGCCCGGGTCACCCTGGTGCTGCTCACCCTGATGCGGGTCACCGACGTGCACGGACCGCTGACCCCGCGGCGGCCGCTGCCGGCGGGCACCCACGAGCAGCTGGCCGACTTCCGGGCGGCCGCGGGGCTGGAGCTCTCCGACGAGGCGACCCTGCGCGGCCTGACCGCGTGGGGCGGCCTGCTCGGCGCGCTCACGCTGGAGCTGTTCGGCCACCTGCACCGGGCGGTCACCGACTACGACGCCCACTTCGAGCTGATCATCGATCGACTCGACCCGACCGTCTGA
- a CDS encoding DUF3040 domain-containing protein: protein MVSLSEDEKSRLGEIEAHVRATDPGFVRRLDLALAHRRQGRTIVILWCLLFLGVSMLANGLTAAQGVISLGMLVAIIGGGLTIWSTVMVIRCRAWRSRPPH from the coding sequence ATGGTGTCGCTGTCCGAGGATGAGAAGAGCCGCCTGGGCGAGATCGAGGCCCATGTCCGGGCGACCGACCCGGGCTTCGTCCGGCGCCTGGACCTGGCGCTGGCCCACCGCCGGCAGGGCCGCACCATCGTCATCCTGTGGTGCCTGCTGTTCCTCGGGGTGTCGATGCTGGCCAACGGCCTGACCGCGGCCCAGGGTGTGATCTCGCTGGGCATGCTGGTGGCGATCATCGGCGGCGGGCTGACCATCTGGTCGACCGTGATGGTGATTCGCTGCCGGGCCTGGCGCAGCCGCCCGCCGCACTGA
- a CDS encoding efflux RND transporter permease subunit, with product MSALAKLSLRNRALVALVTIVIAVFGLVAMRGLQQELAPSISFPQAAVVTSYPGAAPAVVANDVSNPIEAAIQSVPGLEQTSSTSNTNSSVVTAQFTYGTDMAAAEQKMSQAINRIKSTLPDGVDPQVVTGSFDDLPIIQFAVTTTDPSPGLTDAVRTTVLPELTKLPGVRDASLVGAVGQRVTITPDPVALAQAGLPASAIRTALAQNGILLPGGEITQDEQTLTVSTGSKLASTQDIEALPLLPATGTGGTGSTAGPTAGPTAGQTTTGATAAPAAVRTIGDVATVELADNPVTSISYVNGEPALTVAVTKLPDANTVDVSTAVRDALPALQATLSGTVGEPVTFTTVFDQAPFITQSIESLATEGLLGLVFAVLVILVFLLSVRATLVTAISIPTSVLITFIGLQVADYSLNILTLGALTIAIGRVVDDSIVVIENIKRHLDTGQDKNTAVLAGVKEVAGAVTASTITTVAVFLPIAFVGGIAGELFRPFALTVTIALLASLLVALTIIPVLAYWFLRPQQRRGRHEQNAPAAAPATGTEDQDGPPTALQRGYLPIIGWTLRHSVVTLVLAGLVLIGTFALAPLMKTNFLGQSGQNTFTVTQQVADGLSLDAQRDIGLRSSSAIAGVPGVQTVQMSAGRSGNALQAAFLGGGGATTIRYSVTTDEAADQDAVHQQVRDELATISDPDGITIGAGGGFGGNTAIAVNIKSGSEQDLAAANDTIVAALTALPQAAQVSSNLSASQPYIAVTVDRDKAAQAGLSEVAVGTLVGAAIQPTAIGTVAIDDQTVTIYQAVADPPATVDELSQLPVPTARGTVPLSELATVAQAQGPVSVTAERGQRTATITVTPAGDNLGAANTAVQGALDGATLPSGVTADLGGVSADQAEAFSQLGLALLVAILVVYVVMVATFRSLLQPLLLLVSIPFAATGAILLQIVTGVPLGVPSLIGVLMLIGIVVTNAIVLVDLINQYREGGQTVRDAVTHGASRRLRPILMTALATIFALLPMALGITGHGGFISQPLAIVVIGGLLSSTVLTLVVLPTLYHLVEQRRERRRERRRAQADRPVLQPAPQSAPQSAPQSAEPVG from the coding sequence GTGTCCGCGCTCGCGAAGCTCAGCCTGAGGAACCGGGCGCTGGTCGCCCTGGTGACCATCGTCATCGCCGTGTTCGGGCTGGTCGCCATGCGCGGCCTGCAGCAGGAACTGGCGCCCTCGATCTCGTTCCCGCAGGCCGCCGTCGTCACCTCCTACCCCGGAGCGGCCCCGGCGGTGGTGGCCAACGACGTGTCCAACCCGATCGAGGCGGCCATCCAGTCGGTCCCCGGCCTGGAGCAGACCTCGTCGACGTCGAACACGAACTCCTCGGTAGTCACCGCGCAGTTCACCTACGGCACCGACATGGCCGCGGCCGAGCAGAAGATGTCGCAGGCGATCAACCGGATCAAGAGCACCCTGCCGGACGGGGTCGATCCGCAGGTCGTCACCGGCTCGTTCGACGACCTGCCGATCATCCAGTTCGCGGTGACCACCACCGACCCCAGCCCGGGGCTGACCGACGCCGTGCGCACCACCGTGCTGCCCGAACTGACCAAGTTGCCCGGCGTGCGGGACGCCAGCCTGGTCGGCGCGGTCGGGCAGCGGGTGACGATCACCCCCGACCCGGTGGCCCTGGCTCAGGCCGGACTGCCGGCCAGCGCCATCCGAACGGCGTTGGCGCAGAACGGAATCCTGCTGCCCGGCGGGGAGATCACCCAGGACGAGCAGACGCTGACGGTGAGCACCGGCAGCAAGCTGGCCTCGACCCAGGACATCGAGGCGCTGCCCCTGCTGCCGGCGACCGGCACCGGGGGCACCGGCTCGACGGCCGGCCCGACCGCCGGACCGACCGCCGGCCAAACGACGACCGGCGCCACCGCCGCGCCGGCGGCCGTGCGCACGATCGGCGACGTGGCCACCGTCGAGCTGGCCGACAACCCGGTCACCTCGATCTCCTACGTCAACGGCGAGCCGGCCCTGACCGTGGCGGTGACCAAGCTCCCGGACGCCAACACCGTCGACGTCTCCACCGCGGTCCGGGATGCGCTGCCCGCCCTGCAGGCCACCCTGTCCGGCACCGTCGGAGAGCCGGTCACCTTCACCACCGTGTTCGACCAGGCCCCGTTCATCACCCAGTCGATCGAGTCCCTGGCCACCGAGGGCCTGCTCGGGCTGGTGTTCGCGGTGCTGGTCATCCTGGTGTTCCTGCTGTCGGTGCGGGCCACCCTGGTCACCGCCATCTCCATCCCGACGTCGGTGCTGATCACCTTCATCGGGTTGCAGGTGGCCGACTACAGCCTGAACATCCTGACCCTGGGCGCGTTGACCATTGCCATCGGGCGGGTGGTGGACGACTCGATCGTGGTCATCGAGAACATCAAGCGGCACCTGGACACCGGGCAGGACAAGAACACGGCGGTGCTGGCCGGGGTCAAGGAGGTGGCCGGCGCGGTGACCGCGTCGACCATCACCACGGTGGCGGTGTTCCTGCCGATCGCCTTCGTCGGCGGGATCGCCGGCGAGCTGTTCCGGCCGTTCGCGCTGACCGTCACCATCGCCCTGCTGGCCTCGCTGCTGGTGGCGCTGACCATCATCCCGGTGCTGGCCTACTGGTTTCTGCGGCCCCAGCAGCGACGCGGCCGGCACGAACAGAACGCGCCGGCGGCCGCGCCGGCGACCGGCACCGAGGACCAGGACGGGCCGCCGACCGCGCTGCAGCGCGGCTACCTGCCGATCATCGGCTGGACCCTGCGGCATTCGGTGGTCACGCTGGTGCTGGCCGGCCTGGTGCTGATCGGCACGTTCGCGCTGGCCCCGCTGATGAAGACCAACTTCCTGGGTCAGAGCGGGCAGAACACGTTCACCGTCACCCAGCAGGTGGCCGACGGGTTGAGCCTGGACGCGCAGCGGGACATCGGGCTGCGCTCCAGCTCGGCGATCGCCGGGGTGCCCGGGGTGCAGACGGTGCAGATGTCGGCGGGCCGTTCGGGCAACGCGCTGCAGGCGGCGTTCCTGGGTGGCGGCGGGGCCACCACGATCCGGTATTCGGTCACCACCGACGAGGCCGCCGACCAGGACGCGGTGCATCAGCAGGTCCGCGACGAGCTGGCCACGATCAGCGACCCGGACGGGATCACCATCGGCGCGGGCGGCGGGTTCGGCGGGAACACGGCGATCGCGGTGAACATCAAGTCGGGCAGCGAGCAGGACCTGGCCGCGGCCAACGACACGATCGTCGCGGCGCTGACCGCCCTGCCGCAGGCCGCCCAGGTCTCCAGCAACCTGTCCGCGTCGCAGCCCTACATCGCCGTCACCGTCGACCGGGACAAGGCCGCCCAGGCCGGGTTGTCCGAGGTCGCGGTCGGCACCCTGGTCGGCGCGGCGATCCAGCCGACCGCCATCGGCACCGTGGCCATCGACGACCAGACCGTGACGATCTACCAGGCGGTGGCCGATCCCCCGGCGACCGTCGACGAGCTGTCCCAGCTGCCCGTCCCGACCGCCCGCGGCACCGTGCCGCTGTCCGAGCTGGCCACCGTCGCGCAGGCCCAGGGCCCGGTGTCGGTGACCGCCGAACGCGGGCAACGGACGGCGACGATCACCGTCACCCCGGCCGGGGACAACCTGGGGGCCGCCAACACTGCGGTGCAGGGGGCGCTGGACGGGGCCACGCTGCCGTCCGGAGTGACCGCGGACCTGGGCGGGGTCAGTGCCGACCAGGCGGAGGCGTTCTCCCAGCTCGGCCTGGCCCTGCTGGTGGCCATCCTGGTGGTCTACGTGGTGATGGTGGCGACGTTCCGCTCGCTGCTGCAACCGTTGCTGCTGCTGGTGTCGATCCCGTTCGCGGCGACCGGCGCGATCCTGCTGCAGATCGTGACCGGGGTGCCGTTGGGGGTGCCGTCGCTGATCGGCGTGCTGATGCTGATCGGCATCGTGGTGACCAACGCGATCGTGCTGGTCGACCTGATCAACCAGTACCGCGAGGGTGGGCAAACGGTGCGAGACGCCGTGACCCACGGCGCGTCCCGCCGGCTGCGGCCGATCCTGATGACCGCGCTGGCCACCATCTTCGCGCTGCTGCCGATGGCGCTGGGCATCACCGGCCACGGCGGGTTCATCTCGCAGCCGCTGGCCATCGTGGTGATCGGCGGCCTGCTGTCCTCGACGGTGCTGACCCTGGTGGTGCTGCCGACGCTCTACCACCTGGTCGAGCAGCGCCGGGAGCGCCGGCGGGAGCGCCGCCGGGCCCAGGCCGACCGCCCCGTCCTCCAGCCGGCGCCCCAATCGGCGCCCCAATCGGCGCCCCAATCTGCAGAGCCGGTCGGCTGA
- a CDS encoding DinB family protein yields MSVIDEHGRPEPPVAAGEIATLLGFLEYQRSTLAWKCAGLDAAAMQARIPTSTMTLGGMLTHLAWVEDYWFGRRLLDRPMPRPWSGVDWDADPDWDWRLADDAVPQDLHELWAQAKDRSRAAVSEAISLGGLDFLARVPWPDGTTPSLRWILVHMIEEYARHNGHADLLRESIDGLTGE; encoded by the coding sequence ATGAGCGTGATCGACGAGCACGGCCGGCCCGAACCACCGGTGGCGGCGGGGGAGATCGCCACCCTGCTGGGATTTCTGGAGTACCAGCGGTCCACGCTGGCCTGGAAGTGCGCCGGGCTGGACGCCGCGGCGATGCAGGCCCGGATCCCGACCTCGACGATGACGCTCGGCGGCATGCTCACCCACCTGGCCTGGGTGGAGGACTACTGGTTCGGCCGCCGGCTGCTGGACCGGCCCATGCCGCGGCCCTGGTCGGGCGTGGACTGGGACGCCGACCCGGACTGGGACTGGCGGCTGGCCGACGACGCGGTCCCGCAGGACCTGCACGAGCTGTGGGCGCAGGCCAAGGACCGGTCCCGGGCGGCGGTGTCCGAGGCCATCTCGCTCGGCGGTCTGGACTTCCTGGCCCGGGTGCCCTGGCCGGACGGCACCACGCCGAGCCTGCGCTGGATCCTGGTGCACATGATCGAGGAGTACGCCCGGCACAACGGTCACGCCGACCTGCTGCGCGAGTCGATCGACGGCCTAACCGGGGAGTGA
- the msrA gene encoding peptide-methionine (S)-S-oxide reductase MsrA: protein MASAQTATQTAILAGGCFWGMQDLIRRQPGVISTRVGYSGGEVPNATYYNHGSHAEAVEIVFDPSVTSFRNLLEFFFQIHDPTTRNRQGNDIGMSYRSAIFYLDDEQQRVAQDTIADVEASGLWPGKVVTEVSPAGPFWEAEPEHQDYLLRYPNGYTCHFPRPGWKLPRRATV from the coding sequence ATGGCCTCGGCACAGACGGCGACCCAGACCGCGATCCTCGCCGGCGGATGTTTCTGGGGAATGCAGGACCTGATCCGCCGCCAGCCCGGCGTGATCAGCACTCGGGTCGGCTATTCGGGCGGCGAGGTGCCCAACGCCACCTACTACAACCACGGTTCGCACGCCGAGGCGGTCGAGATTGTCTTCGACCCGTCGGTCACGAGCTTTCGCAACCTGCTGGAGTTCTTCTTCCAGATCCACGACCCGACCACCCGCAACCGGCAGGGCAACGACATCGGCATGAGCTACCGGTCGGCCATCTTCTACCTCGACGACGAGCAGCAGCGGGTCGCTCAGGACACCATCGCCGACGTGGAGGCTTCGGGTCTGTGGCCGGGCAAGGTGGTCACCGAGGTGAGTCCGGCCGGGCCGTTCTGGGAGGCCGAGCCGGAGCACCAGGACTACCTGCTGCGCTACCCGAACGGCTACACCTGCCACTTCCCGCGTCCGGGCTGGAAGCTGCCCCGGCGGGCGACCGTCTGA
- a CDS encoding pyridoxamine 5'-phosphate oxidase family protein has product MTKADNDVVGDDVRKVAELVKDIRIGMLTTTEADGTYTSRPMGQQEFEFDGDMWYFAERDSRKVRHIQANSHVGVTLSSGSTWISIDGTAEIVDDNAKKHDLWNSWVEAWLPQGPDDSSVVLIKVTGNSAEYWDTPGGRIASVISLVKSKVTGQRYDGGENERVEL; this is encoded by the coding sequence ATGACCAAAGCAGACAACGATGTCGTCGGCGACGACGTCCGCAAGGTGGCCGAACTGGTCAAGGACATCCGCATCGGCATGCTGACCACCACCGAGGCGGACGGCACCTACACCAGCCGCCCGATGGGTCAGCAGGAGTTCGAGTTCGACGGCGACATGTGGTATTTCGCCGAGCGGGACTCGCGCAAGGTGCGCCACATCCAGGCCAACTCGCACGTCGGCGTCACCCTGAGCTCGGGATCGACCTGGATCTCGATCGACGGCACCGCCGAAATCGTCGACGACAACGCCAAGAAGCACGATCTGTGGAACAGCTGGGTCGAGGCCTGGCTTCCGCAAGGCCCCGACGACAGCTCCGTCGTGCTGATCAAGGTGACCGGCAACTCCGCCGAGTACTGGGACACCCCCGGCGGCCGCATCGCCTCCGTGATCAGCCTGGTCAAGTCCAAGGTGACCGGTCAGCGCTACGACGGCGGCGAGAACGAGCGCGTCGAGCTCTGA
- a CDS encoding HAD hydrolase-like protein gives MNAILFDLDGTITDSAPGIIDCFQHALAAVGFPPADQDVLRGVVGPPIVHTFERLGMDQEQIRTARAAYRARYDERGWAENSVFPGMAELLERLGRSGIPLGVATSKNERMARHILRHFGLAEPFAFIGGASDDDTRIEKADVIVHSLGGLGLPVHRAEDGGTLGVLLVGDRKHDVEGAARYGIPTVLVSWGYGTPQERAGARWSVDTPAELGELLDQLVGDVVTGGAQH, from the coding sequence GTGAACGCGATCCTGTTCGACCTCGACGGCACCATCACCGACTCCGCGCCCGGCATCATCGACTGCTTCCAGCATGCGCTGGCCGCGGTGGGCTTCCCGCCGGCGGACCAGGATGTGCTGCGCGGGGTGGTCGGCCCGCCGATCGTGCACACCTTCGAGCGGCTGGGGATGGACCAGGAACAGATCCGGACCGCGCGGGCCGCGTACCGGGCCCGCTACGACGAGCGGGGTTGGGCCGAGAATTCCGTCTTCCCGGGGATGGCCGAGCTGCTGGAACGCCTGGGCCGCAGCGGGATCCCGCTGGGCGTGGCGACCTCGAAGAACGAGCGGATGGCCCGGCACATCCTGCGTCATTTCGGGCTGGCCGAGCCGTTCGCGTTCATCGGCGGGGCCAGCGACGACGACACCCGGATCGAAAAGGCCGACGTCATCGTGCACAGCCTGGGTGGACTGGGCCTGCCGGTGCACCGGGCCGAGGACGGCGGCACCCTGGGCGTGCTGCTGGTCGGCGACCGCAAGCACGACGTCGAGGGGGCGGCCCGGTACGGCATCCCGACCGTCCTGGTCAGCTGGGGCTACGGCACCCCGCAGGAGCGGGCCGGCGCCCGCTGGAGCGTGGACACCCCGGCCGAGCTGGGGGAGTTGCTGGATCAACTGGTCGGCGATGTCGTCACCGGCGGTGCCCAGCACTGA
- a CDS encoding LuxR C-terminal-related transcriptional regulator has product MPSTSAPSGSLHASTRFRAPTYVRNVIERERLLDALGEGGGRALVVIHAPAGYGKTTLAVQWLRVLADGGAVPAWLGLHRDDNDPHWFLFHLLEAVRRAVPAAGDVLGDLRDLLEQNVEDTQTYALSVLLEQIGRHDGRLVLTFDDWHLIEDAQVHRALVHLLDFAPPNLSVVLTSRVRPRLPLSRLRVRGQLIEIDADTLRFDLAETRSFLVDLNGLRLEPEDIARVSVSTDGWVAALQLVSLSLRDCADPTDLIGGFSGRDHSIGEYLAENVLDALPGDILAFLLDTCVGDRLCGELADALSGRTDGQAMLEELERRDLFLRPLDPERQWFRYHHLFADYLRRRLERDQRDRVAGLHRRAAQWFAAHDLVSEAVSHALAAGDVAMATDLVERHAMAQVEHSRMVSLLGLIGRLPAAAVSERPRLLMALAWANCLLQRSTAAELALEDLRRVLPPAPEQQDMHSEADVVQACIDIYGDRIDRAEGLVALSLQRRDVYRPWVVAVAANIQSFCDIHSMRFETALARQRWAARIHQRTVGPFAAVYGRCFAGIAAFAQLDLPAAQGHLAGAVELARTSAGRRSHAAQLASALLGELLYELGEIDQAERLLEESRELGAESGVVDFMIASYAVLARIRANRGAAVDAAELLAEGVKVAERLALPRLHAAVASERIRQLLLARRIAEARRVAEAMPDGSSTEGGLGITIDQIRTGALAAVMSAEGDRDGAVALLDELIDDLQRRGQFRARLAAAVQRVVVLEQAAHRMAAERALADLLGQVVATGLRRTVLDGGPDIVTVLDRLLAQAGTRAWARAHPDVPRDWLAALVAQAGDDPETPSSGLTARELDILRMVGSGRTNQQIATSLTVTVNTVKWYLKNIYTKLGATNRTEATAIARREGLPV; this is encoded by the coding sequence ATGCCGTCCACCTCCGCACCGTCCGGGTCGCTGCACGCCTCCACCCGATTCCGCGCGCCCACCTACGTGCGCAACGTGATCGAGCGCGAGCGGCTGCTCGACGCGCTGGGCGAGGGGGGTGGCCGGGCCCTGGTGGTCATCCACGCCCCGGCCGGCTACGGCAAGACCACACTGGCCGTGCAGTGGTTGCGGGTGCTGGCCGACGGCGGCGCGGTGCCGGCCTGGCTGGGTCTGCACCGGGACGACAACGACCCGCACTGGTTCCTTTTCCACCTGCTGGAGGCCGTGCGCCGGGCCGTGCCGGCCGCCGGGGACGTCCTGGGCGACCTGCGGGACCTGTTGGAGCAGAACGTCGAGGACACCCAGACCTACGCCCTGTCGGTGCTGCTGGAACAGATCGGCCGGCACGACGGGCGGCTGGTGCTGACCTTCGACGACTGGCACCTGATCGAGGACGCCCAGGTGCACCGCGCCCTGGTGCACCTGCTCGACTTCGCCCCGCCCAACCTCTCGGTCGTGCTGACCAGCCGGGTCCGGCCGCGGCTGCCGCTGAGCCGGCTGCGGGTGCGCGGCCAGTTGATCGAGATCGACGCCGACACCTTGCGTTTCGATCTGGCCGAAACCCGTTCCTTCCTGGTCGATTTGAACGGGCTGCGGCTCGAGCCCGAGGACATCGCCCGGGTCTCGGTCAGTACCGACGGCTGGGTCGCGGCGCTGCAACTGGTCTCGTTGTCCCTGCGGGACTGCGCCGATCCGACCGACCTGATCGGCGGCTTCTCCGGGCGGGACCACTCGATCGGCGAGTACCTGGCCGAGAACGTGCTCGACGCGCTGCCCGGCGACATCCTGGCCTTCCTGCTCGACACCTGCGTGGGGGACCGGCTCTGCGGCGAGCTGGCCGACGCGCTGAGCGGGCGCACCGACGGCCAGGCGATGCTGGAGGAACTGGAGCGGCGCGATCTGTTCCTGCGCCCGCTGGACCCCGAGCGGCAGTGGTTCCGCTACCACCACCTGTTCGCCGACTACCTGCGCCGCCGGCTCGAGCGCGACCAGCGGGACCGGGTGGCCGGGCTGCACCGGCGGGCCGCCCAGTGGTTCGCCGCGCACGACCTGGTGTCCGAGGCGGTCAGCCACGCGCTGGCCGCCGGCGACGTCGCCATGGCCACCGACCTGGTCGAACGGCACGCCATGGCCCAGGTCGAGCACAGCCGGATGGTCAGCCTGCTCGGCCTGATCGGGCGGCTGCCGGCCGCCGCGGTCAGCGAGCGACCGCGCCTGCTGATGGCCCTGGCCTGGGCGAACTGCCTGCTGCAACGCTCGACCGCGGCCGAGCTGGCCCTGGAGGACCTGCGCCGGGTGCTGCCGCCCGCCCCCGAGCAGCAGGACATGCACAGCGAGGCCGACGTCGTGCAGGCGTGCATCGACATCTACGGCGACCGCATCGACCGGGCCGAGGGCCTGGTCGCGCTGAGCCTGCAACGCCGCGACGTGTACCGGCCGTGGGTGGTCGCCGTCGCCGCCAACATCCAGAGCTTCTGCGACATCCACTCCATGCGGTTCGAGACGGCGCTGGCCCGCCAGCGCTGGGCCGCGCGCATCCACCAGCGCACCGTCGGCCCGTTCGCCGCCGTCTACGGGCGGTGCTTCGCCGGCATCGCCGCCTTCGCCCAGCTCGACCTGCCGGCCGCCCAGGGGCACCTGGCCGGCGCCGTCGAACTGGCCCGGACCTCGGCCGGCCGGCGCTCGCACGCGGCTCAGCTGGCCAGCGCGCTGCTGGGCGAGCTGCTCTACGAGCTGGGCGAGATCGACCAGGCCGAGCGCCTTCTCGAAGAGAGCCGGGAGCTCGGCGCGGAGAGCGGGGTGGTCGACTTCATGATCGCCAGCTACGCCGTGCTGGCCCGGATCCGGGCCAACCGGGGCGCCGCCGTCGACGCCGCCGAGCTGCTGGCCGAGGGGGTCAAGGTGGCCGAGCGGCTGGCCCTGCCCCGGCTGCACGCGGCGGTGGCCAGCGAACGGATCCGGCAGCTGCTGCTGGCCCGCCGGATCGCCGAGGCCCGCCGCGTCGCCGAGGCCATGCCGGACGGGTCGAGCACCGAGGGCGGCCTGGGGATCACCATCGACCAGATCCGCACCGGGGCCCTGGCCGCCGTCATGTCCGCGGAGGGCGACCGGGACGGCGCGGTGGCCCTGCTGGACGAACTGATCGACGACCTGCAGCGCCGCGGCCAGTTCCGGGCCCGGCTGGCCGCCGCCGTGCAGCGCGTCGTCGTGCTCGAACAGGCCGCCCACCGGATGGCCGCCGAACGTGCCCTGGCCGACCTGCTGGGGCAGGTCGTGGCCACCGGGCTGCGCCGCACCGTGCTCGACGGCGGACCCGACATCGTGACCGTGCTCGACCGGCTGCTCGCCCAGGCCGGCACCCGCGCCTGGGCCAGGGCCCATCCCGACGTGCCGCGGGACTGGTTGGCCGCTCTGGTCGCGCAGGCCGGCGACGACCCCGAGACGCCGAGCAGCGGCCTGACCGCGCGCGAGCTCGACATCCTGCGGATGGTGGGCAGCGGCCGCACCAACCAGCAGATCGCCACGTCGCTGACGGTCACCGTGAACACCGTCAAGTGGTACCTCAAGAACATCTACACCAAGCTCGGCGCCACCAACCGCACCGAGGCCACCGCCATCGCCCGGCGTGAGGGCCTGCCGGTCTGA
- a CDS encoding NAD(P)-dependent alcohol dehydrogenase, translated as MSESMRAFVIEEVGRTAVVDKPIPEPGPEEAIVRTTAALICTSDVHTVKGALPVPGGRTLGHESVGVVHRLGSAVTGFTEGQRVLVGAVTPCYRCTYCQRGFTSQCGGALGGYKYTTQMDGNMAEYFVVPAAAANLTPIPDDVPDAKAVYACDMLSTGFMGVEHSYLQFGETVAIFAQGPVGLSATIGAHLMGAGQVIAVESRPERQALAKQFGADLIVDFTQGDPVEQIMDLTDGVGVDAAIEAFGFPQTFEACVRVTKAGGRVSNIGYHGENPNPLQLPLDAFGLGMNDKAIHTGLCPGGSERMARLLRLMQSGRVDPTPMTTHTFGFDEIELAFDLMTTKQDNIIKPLITF; from the coding sequence ATGAGTGAGTCGATGCGCGCCTTCGTGATCGAAGAGGTCGGCCGCACCGCAGTTGTCGACAAGCCCATCCCCGAGCCCGGGCCGGAAGAGGCGATCGTGCGCACCACGGCCGCCCTGATCTGCACCTCGGACGTGCACACCGTCAAGGGCGCCCTGCCCGTCCCCGGTGGCCGCACCCTGGGCCACGAGTCGGTCGGGGTGGTGCACCGGCTCGGCTCCGCGGTCACCGGGTTCACCGAGGGCCAGCGGGTGCTGGTCGGGGCGGTGACCCCCTGCTACCGCTGCACCTACTGTCAGCGCGGCTTCACCAGCCAGTGCGGCGGCGCGCTGGGCGGCTATAAGTACACGACCCAGATGGACGGCAACATGGCCGAGTACTTCGTGGTGCCGGCCGCCGCCGCCAACCTCACCCCGATCCCCGACGACGTGCCCGATGCCAAGGCCGTCTACGCCTGCGACATGCTCTCCACCGGCTTCATGGGCGTCGAGCACTCCTACCTGCAGTTCGGCGAGACGGTGGCGATCTTCGCGCAGGGCCCGGTCGGGCTGTCCGCGACCATCGGCGCGCACCTGATGGGCGCCGGGCAGGTGATCGCGGTGGAGTCGCGGCCGGAACGGCAGGCCCTGGCCAAGCAGTTCGGGGCCGACCTGATCGTCGACTTCACCCAGGGCGACCCGGTCGAGCAGATCATGGACCTGACCGACGGGGTCGGCGTGGACGCGGCCATCGAGGCGTTCGGCTTCCCGCAGACGTTCGAGGCCTGCGTCCGGGTCACCAAGGCGGGCGGCCGGGTCTCCAACATCGGTTACCACGGAGAGAACCCCAACCCGCTGCAACTGCCGCTGGACGCGTTCGGCCTGGGCATGAACGACAAGGCCATCCACACCGGTCTGTGCCCGGGCGGCAGCGAACGGATGGCGCGCCTGCTGCGGCTGATGCAGTCCGGCCGGGTCGACCCGACCCCGATGACCACCCACACCTTCGGCTTCGATGAGATCGAGTTGGCCTTCGACCTGATGACGACCAAGCAGGACAACATCATCAAGCCCTTGATCACCTTCTGA